One window of the Verrucomicrobiota bacterium genome contains the following:
- the feoB gene encoding ferrous iron transport protein B, with translation MSSLSTLKPGQSAVIIKLPADEQLATRLREMGVLRGTEITLVRCAPLGDPMEFRLRGFDLSIRRADAAQVMMKRDPASSGEATLRPVQPIPPAHVVSPAPTKTVLSISHVQTSEPVRGSGTEVHPKSYAVVGNPNCGKTTLFNAMTGLRQKVANYPGVTVEKKSGQFIGQHGEKVELLDLPGSYSLGAHAPDERITRDVLLDLRQDTPRPKRILCVVDASHLERNLYFITQVLELGLPTIIALNMIDVAQAQGTPVNAERLAEELGVPVVPVQATRRETLLPLRLALSRADIPRSAWKPDFPSAWTRAADKVAACWPGQVRDNGRALGESQARMKAAILLAATDSDTASVAAELGAGSALSAAIGQRAALERELPEWRETVVAERYEQIGKLCHAAQGGMTAMSDKLTQRLDDLLTHKAWGWLIFVGMMVLMFVSIFTIASYPMDWIEAGFGMLSGAVQEAMPPGDLRDLLTDGVIAGVGGVVVFLPQILILFFFIGLLEDTGYMARAAFLMDRVMSKVGLHGKSFIPLLSSYACAIPGIMSARTIENPKDRLVTILVAPLMSCSARLPVYALMIAALLPSESVWLKGAIMMGLYLLGTTAALFFAWLFKKTILRGETPIFLMELPSYRLPSLRQIAAQMVQRAGLFLKRAGTVILGIAIILWFLATFPKMNSPVGMPEPTKTEQLQHSYAGRIGHALEPAIAPLGMDWKIGIGLVAAQAAREVFVGTMSIVYNVEGGEDQQDGTLVETLREEKRPDGTPTFTPLTCLSILVFFVLSMQCVSTLAVVRRETNSFRWPLFQFCYMTGTAYALSFLVYQGGRLMGFH, from the coding sequence ATGTCATCACTTTCCACACTCAAGCCCGGCCAGAGCGCCGTCATTATAAAGCTACCCGCCGATGAGCAGTTGGCGACGCGTCTTCGCGAGATGGGTGTTCTGCGTGGGACGGAGATCACCTTAGTTCGGTGCGCCCCGCTAGGCGACCCCATGGAGTTCCGCCTTCGGGGTTTCGACCTCAGTATCAGACGGGCTGATGCAGCGCAGGTAATGATGAAGCGCGATCCCGCGTCGAGCGGTGAAGCGACGCTGCGGCCCGTACAGCCGATTCCTCCAGCGCATGTCGTATCGCCGGCTCCGACAAAGACCGTTCTCTCCATTTCACACGTTCAGACTTCGGAGCCAGTTAGGGGATCAGGGACGGAAGTGCATCCCAAATCCTACGCTGTTGTTGGCAACCCGAATTGTGGAAAGACCACCCTCTTCAATGCCATGACGGGACTTCGCCAGAAGGTGGCCAACTATCCGGGCGTCACAGTCGAGAAGAAGTCTGGGCAGTTCATCGGCCAACACGGAGAGAAGGTCGAGCTGCTCGACCTGCCAGGCAGCTACAGCCTAGGTGCCCATGCCCCCGACGAGAGGATCACACGGGACGTGCTTCTGGATCTCCGGCAAGACACGCCACGCCCCAAGCGTATCCTTTGCGTTGTGGATGCCTCACACCTCGAGCGCAATCTCTACTTCATCACTCAAGTCTTGGAACTGGGGCTGCCGACCATCATTGCGCTGAACATGATTGATGTCGCGCAGGCACAAGGGACGCCGGTGAATGCGGAGCGTCTCGCAGAGGAGCTCGGCGTCCCAGTGGTCCCCGTGCAGGCGACGCGCCGGGAGACGCTTCTCCCGCTGCGGTTAGCCTTGAGTCGCGCTGACATTCCACGCAGCGCCTGGAAGCCTGATTTCCCTTCAGCCTGGACTCGGGCAGCAGATAAGGTTGCAGCATGCTGGCCCGGTCAGGTGCGAGATAATGGCAGGGCGCTAGGTGAATCACAGGCTCGGATGAAGGCGGCGATATTACTTGCCGCCACGGATTCGGATACCGCCTCCGTGGCAGCAGAACTGGGAGCTGGCTCCGCATTGAGCGCTGCCATCGGCCAGCGCGCAGCTCTCGAAAGGGAGCTGCCGGAGTGGCGTGAGACCGTTGTGGCGGAGCGCTACGAGCAGATTGGCAAGCTCTGCCATGCCGCCCAAGGAGGAATGACCGCCATGAGCGACAAGCTCACCCAACGGCTCGATGACCTTCTGACGCACAAAGCATGGGGGTGGCTCATCTTCGTCGGGATGATGGTGCTGATGTTCGTCTCGATTTTCACCATCGCCTCCTATCCGATGGATTGGATCGAAGCTGGATTCGGAATGCTCTCGGGCGCCGTGCAGGAGGCCATGCCCCCCGGTGACCTCCGCGATCTCCTCACCGATGGAGTCATTGCGGGAGTCGGCGGTGTGGTGGTCTTCCTACCTCAAATCCTGATTTTATTCTTCTTCATCGGCCTGCTTGAAGACACCGGGTACATGGCGCGGGCTGCATTCCTCATGGACCGAGTGATGAGCAAGGTCGGCCTCCACGGAAAATCTTTCATCCCCCTTCTAAGCTCCTATGCGTGTGCGATTCCGGGGATCATGTCCGCGCGAACGATCGAGAATCCGAAGGACCGCCTTGTCACCATTCTGGTGGCGCCGCTCATGAGCTGTTCAGCCCGTCTCCCCGTCTACGCCTTGATGATCGCGGCCCTGCTTCCCTCTGAGTCCGTCTGGCTCAAGGGAGCCATCATGATGGGCCTCTACCTACTCGGTACCACGGCGGCGCTCTTCTTCGCATGGCTCTTCAAGAAGACCATCCTGCGGGGCGAAACCCCGATCTTCTTAATGGAGCTCCCATCTTACCGGCTTCCCTCCCTCCGGCAAATCGCGGCGCAGATGGTGCAGCGGGCCGGCCTCTTCCTGAAACGTGCCGGAACGGTCATCCTCGGTATAGCGATCATCCTGTGGTTCCTCGCTACCTTCCCAAAGATGAATTCCCCAGTGGGAATGCCAGAGCCAACCAAGACAGAGCAACTCCAACACAGTTATGCCGGCCGGATCGGCCATGCACTCGAGCCTGCGATTGCACCACTCGGTATGGATTGGAAGATCGGCATCGGACTCGTGGCCGCACAGGCCGCCCGCGAGGTGTTCGTCGGCACCATGTCGATCGTCTACAACGTCGAGGGGGGTGAGGATCAGCAGGATGGCACTCTGGTGGAAACCCTCCGGGAGGAGAAACGCCCCGATGGAACGCCGACATTCACGCCCCTTACATGTCTTTCGATTCTTGTTTTCTTCGTTCTCTCGATGCAGTGCGTCAGCACGCTGGCGGTTGTGCGCCGCGAGACGAACAGCTTCCGCTGGCCCCTCTTTCAGTTCTGCTACATGACGGGAACGGCCTATGCGCTTTCCTTCCTAGTCTACCAAGGCGGCCGTTTGATGGGCTTCCACTGA
- a CDS encoding transcriptional repressor, which yields MDQQSLKAILGQAQAFFASKGLRFTKQREALVTLIFRNHEHFRPEDLIPKLRKSDGAVSRATIYRTILLLVESGMLREISLGGGERLYDPNFLKSPHHNHLICVDCREIIEFEDPNIDVMQNCITRRLGFSPTQKALRIEASCDRLRLLGSCKNFKAGKAAKGARKRLPKARRPL from the coding sequence ATGGACCAGCAATCCCTCAAAGCCATTCTTGGCCAGGCGCAGGCCTTCTTTGCCTCCAAGGGGCTCCGCTTCACGAAGCAACGCGAAGCGCTCGTCACGCTCATCTTCCGCAACCACGAGCACTTCCGTCCGGAAGACCTGATCCCGAAGCTCCGTAAGAGCGATGGAGCCGTCTCACGCGCGACCATCTACCGCACGATCCTCCTGCTCGTGGAGAGCGGCATGCTGCGGGAGATATCTCTTGGGGGAGGAGAGCGTCTCTACGATCCCAACTTCCTGAAGAGTCCGCATCACAATCACCTCATCTGCGTGGATTGCCGAGAGATCATCGAGTTCGAGGATCCCAACATCGATGTCATGCAGAACTGCATCACCCGGCGACTCGGCTTCTCCCCGACACAAAAGGCGCTTCGCATCGAAGCAAGCTGCGACCGGCTGCGATTGTTGGGATCCTGTAAGAACTTCAAGGCGGGCAAGGCAGCCAAGGGTGCACGGAAACGGCTACCAAAAGCGCGCCGCCCCCTCTGA
- a CDS encoding biopolymer transporter ExbD, producing the protein MPVSIPSPGSRKKARIEIIPLIDIMFFLLATFVMVSLSMVKNKGIPVNLPGASTAQLQDRGETHFVTLTRAGEIVVDRQNIHPSALEGVLRDLQSADPDPRLLISGDTDSSFGTAVFVLDTARRLGIRRIAIQTKAQAATAPHPGSSKTR; encoded by the coding sequence ATGCCGGTCTCCATTCCATCACCTGGATCCCGTAAGAAGGCCCGCATCGAGATCATCCCGCTGATCGACATCATGTTCTTCCTGCTGGCTACCTTCGTCATGGTCTCGTTGTCCATGGTGAAGAACAAGGGGATCCCGGTGAACCTGCCGGGAGCCTCCACCGCGCAGCTGCAGGACCGCGGGGAAACCCACTTCGTGACCCTTACCCGCGCTGGTGAGATCGTGGTAGATCGCCAGAACATCCACCCCTCGGCTTTGGAGGGGGTTCTGCGGGATCTCCAGTCGGCGGATCCCGACCCTCGGCTCTTGATCAGCGGGGATACCGATTCCAGTTTCGGCACCGCAGTCTTCGTGCTGGACACGGCGCGGCGCCTCGGCATCCGAAGGATCGCCATCCAGACCAAGGCTCAAGCAGCGACCGCGCCGCACCCCGGTTCTTCAAAGACAAGGTGA
- a CDS encoding TonB family protein yields MNRVLPVYFLAALLIHGTILWAWARTPPVLIGMQEPPALEIEISEEQNPATSTDTVKEESQREVPPHPTEKPTDPEIKPEPELEPKPEEMVPEPLPIPAAKPTPRPDASKPRSSRPPAVSQASVESSPPAFRPPAGSGKDRSHASWKHRVTPSYPASALLSRKSGRVLVTVQINALGQATAAAVTTSSANPILDAAAVRAARESTYHPKCLLGVPLPDTVAIPYNFDIRER; encoded by the coding sequence ATGAACCGGGTGCTTCCGGTCTATTTTCTCGCGGCCCTCCTGATCCACGGGACGATCCTCTGGGCATGGGCAAGAACCCCCCCCGTCCTAATCGGCATGCAAGAGCCACCGGCTCTCGAGATCGAGATCTCCGAGGAGCAAAATCCCGCCACCTCGACCGATACGGTGAAGGAAGAGTCTCAGCGCGAGGTGCCTCCACACCCGACCGAGAAGCCCACAGATCCCGAGATAAAGCCCGAACCCGAACTCGAACCCAAACCGGAAGAGATGGTGCCAGAGCCGCTCCCAATACCGGCGGCGAAGCCAACTCCCCGCCCAGACGCTTCCAAACCCCGTTCCAGCAGGCCACCTGCCGTTTCCCAAGCCAGCGTTGAGTCTTCCCCGCCCGCTTTCCGCCCGCCTGCTGGATCGGGGAAGGATCGATCCCATGCATCGTGGAAGCACCGTGTTACCCCATCCTATCCAGCATCGGCTCTTCTGTCCCGGAAGTCGGGACGCGTCTTAGTGACCGTGCAGATCAACGCCCTCGGGCAGGCCACGGCTGCGGCGGTGACTACCTCGAGCGCGAACCCTATTCTGGATGCTGCCGCCGTGCGTGCGGCGCGTGAGTCGACTTACCATCCCAAATGCCTCCTCGGCGTTCCACTTCCGGACACAGTGGCTATCCCCTACAACTTCGATATCCGGGAACGCTGA
- a CDS encoding FeoB-associated Cys-rich membrane protein yields the protein MVAAAAAFFVTRWFKARKKPGCGGGCGCASKKI from the coding sequence ATGGTCGCCGCCGCCGCCGCGTTTTTTGTCACCCGCTGGTTCAAGGCGCGCAAGAAGCCGGGGTGCGGCGGAGGCTGCGGGTGCGCCTCAAAGAAAATTTAG
- a CDS encoding MotA/TolQ/ExbB proton channel family protein, which yields MHPISIFLKGGPIMVPILIVSLLVTATVIERIVFLIRHHRDRSPRTVREIFAIVEHGRPVEALRVGEKSTDSVAKVLTAALRERDTSYTSALLAASSLELKKFNRGLPLLDTAITIAPLLGLLGTVMGMIRSFGLIAGELDAPAAITGGIAEALIATAFGLLVAIMALLPFNYLNARMEEARAELEEAGNRLEILLVRGGVRSGE from the coding sequence ATGCATCCCATCAGCATCTTTCTCAAGGGGGGGCCGATCATGGTTCCCATCCTTATTGTTTCCCTGCTTGTGACGGCGACCGTGATCGAACGGATCGTTTTCCTGATCAGGCATCATCGTGATCGTTCTCCACGGACGGTGCGTGAGATCTTTGCCATCGTGGAGCACGGCCGGCCGGTTGAAGCGTTGAGGGTGGGGGAGAAATCCACCGACTCCGTTGCCAAAGTGCTCACTGCCGCGCTTCGTGAACGCGACACCAGCTACACCTCTGCCCTGCTTGCCGCCAGCTCTCTCGAATTGAAGAAGTTCAACCGAGGTCTTCCCCTCCTAGACACGGCGATCACCATTGCGCCGTTGCTTGGATTGCTCGGCACGGTGATGGGGATGATCCGTAGTTTCGGCCTGATCGCCGGCGAGCTCGACGCCCCAGCCGCCATCACAGGCGGCATCGCTGAGGCTCTGATCGCAACGGCATTCGGCCTGCTGGTGGCCATCATGGCGTTGCTTCCTTTCAATTATCTCAATGCCCGCATGGAGGAAGCCCGAGCCGAATTGGAAGAGGCGGGGAACCGCCTGGAGATCTTGCTTGTTCGCGGTGGTGTCCGCAGCGGCGAGTAG
- a CDS encoding TonB-dependent receptor — protein sequence MNPSAHSIMMTCTRCFRALAALILLPIATLKAESAIEDQMKKTGATNGATAAQLEEVNVIERLQPPENAPFLPDVEGAEIFAGKRTDNIDPNLLPQINNNNYRQALQTTAGIVLSEESTPLVSIGTRGLPPARMQFLQVMKDGIPIHADMFGYPEAYYTPPIDATKRLEIIRGGAALLYGPQPGGAVNYIMEKPPLDTPFRLRSLNTVGSFNYFANFTELGGTVDQLGYYGYYNHRQTDGFRQANSAWTVNNWSGTLAWGAQTTKRTYLIVDAYQNYIQEPGGLTKSTGTNAVNWNSNPTGTSRFYDNLHIERYAVSLIHENDLSEKAFFSFRTWWNYYGRWSQRQNGGGFGTIPTGKAAQSNQIQNQLFYTWGMIPQLRYDYDWLGNTHTITGGAMLYNTQSPLTQQTGATPWAATGTLSNQSWRQNWYTSFFAENRFVFGKFQFIPAVRFENIWQTINESVNVSKSKAGQPLSNESNYAFVPLPGFGAEYKFNDWITAYGNASQSYKPVTFSQAIPNAPNVSVPNNLQPSIAWNYEGGFRGNPRPWLAWQSSYFVLNFYNQIGSVNPTPSTTIIQTIGNSSTIGWDNMLQLDAIGLADDLRGIRSTLKQTGPGDIKQGGTANIHSLVDTYGSMLFTAGYTLQQGSYTSGQFQGKTPQYTPDYLLRLGALYNWRDRVKMGLLTTFSAAAYANDNNTQQYLMPGYNVWDFTYEVNLLKDRLSVIGGINNLFDLKYTTRITQTGIDPAMPRNWYVGVQVQF from the coding sequence ATGAATCCTTCCGCCCACTCAATCATGATGACCTGCACCCGATGTTTCAGGGCACTGGCAGCACTGATTCTTTTGCCGATTGCCACCCTCAAAGCCGAATCGGCAATCGAGGATCAAATGAAAAAGACCGGGGCCACCAACGGAGCGACGGCCGCGCAGCTCGAGGAGGTGAATGTCATCGAGAGGCTTCAGCCCCCGGAAAACGCGCCCTTCCTGCCTGATGTCGAGGGTGCGGAGATCTTTGCGGGTAAGCGGACCGACAATATCGACCCCAACCTCCTGCCGCAGATCAACAACAACAACTACCGCCAGGCCCTGCAGACGACGGCCGGTATCGTTCTCTCCGAGGAGTCAACCCCGCTGGTGAGCATCGGCACCCGCGGTCTGCCGCCCGCCCGCATGCAGTTCCTGCAGGTGATGAAGGATGGCATCCCGATCCATGCCGATATGTTTGGCTACCCCGAGGCCTACTACACCCCGCCGATTGACGCGACGAAGCGTCTGGAGATCATCCGGGGAGGTGCCGCCCTGCTCTACGGTCCGCAGCCCGGTGGCGCCGTCAACTACATCATGGAGAAGCCGCCGCTCGACACCCCGTTCCGGCTCCGCTCGCTCAACACGGTCGGAAGCTTTAACTACTTCGCCAACTTCACCGAGTTGGGCGGAACCGTCGACCAACTCGGTTACTACGGCTACTACAACCACCGCCAGACCGACGGATTCCGCCAGGCCAACAGTGCTTGGACGGTTAACAATTGGAGCGGCACGCTCGCCTGGGGGGCGCAGACGACGAAGCGTACCTATCTGATAGTCGATGCCTACCAGAACTACATCCAAGAGCCGGGTGGACTCACCAAGTCAACCGGCACCAATGCGGTGAACTGGAATTCCAATCCGACCGGCACATCCCGCTTCTATGACAACCTGCACATCGAGCGCTACGCCGTTTCGCTCATCCATGAGAATGACCTAAGCGAGAAAGCCTTCTTCAGTTTCCGCACATGGTGGAACTATTACGGCCGCTGGAGCCAACGTCAGAACGGGGGAGGCTTCGGTACCATTCCGACCGGAAAGGCGGCGCAGAGCAACCAGATCCAGAACCAGCTCTTCTACACCTGGGGTATGATTCCTCAGTTGCGTTACGATTACGACTGGCTCGGCAATACCCACACGATCACGGGCGGAGCGATGCTCTACAACACGCAGTCGCCCCTCACCCAGCAGACAGGAGCCACGCCTTGGGCGGCTACCGGGACACTCTCCAACCAGAGCTGGCGGCAAAACTGGTATACTTCCTTCTTTGCGGAGAATCGCTTCGTCTTCGGGAAGTTCCAGTTCATCCCAGCCGTCCGTTTTGAAAACATTTGGCAGACGATCAACGAGAGCGTGAACGTTTCAAAGAGCAAGGCCGGCCAACCCCTCTCCAATGAGAGCAACTACGCCTTCGTCCCGCTCCCGGGGTTTGGCGCCGAGTACAAGTTCAATGACTGGATCACGGCCTATGGGAACGCCTCCCAATCCTACAAGCCAGTCACTTTCAGCCAGGCAATCCCCAACGCACCCAATGTCTCCGTGCCGAACAACCTCCAGCCCAGCATCGCCTGGAACTACGAGGGAGGATTCCGCGGGAACCCTCGTCCATGGCTTGCATGGCAGAGCAGCTACTTCGTCCTGAACTTCTACAATCAAATTGGCTCTGTCAATCCCACCCCGAGCACAACCATCATCCAGACTATTGGCAACTCCTCGACGATCGGGTGGGACAACATGCTCCAGCTCGATGCCATCGGCCTCGCCGACGATCTGCGCGGCATACGCTCCACGCTTAAGCAAACGGGACCTGGAGACATCAAGCAGGGCGGCACAGCCAACATCCACAGCCTTGTCGATACCTACGGGTCGATGCTTTTCACGGCGGGTTACACCCTGCAACAGGGGAGCTACACAAGCGGACAGTTCCAAGGGAAGACCCCCCAGTACACCCCCGACTACCTCTTGCGACTCGGAGCCCTCTACAATTGGCGCGACCGAGTGAAGATGGGGCTGCTGACCACCTTCAGTGCCGCTGCTTACGCTAACGATAACAACACGCAGCAGTATCTGATGCCCGGCTACAACGTCTGGGACTTCACCTATGAGGTGAATCTTCTCAAGGACCGACTCAGTGTCATCGGCGGTATCAACAACCTCTTCGACCTCAAGTACACGACACGTATCACCCAGACCGGCATCGACCCAGCCATGCCGCGCAACTGGTATGTCGGCGTTCAGGTCCAGTTCTAG
- a CDS encoding DNA topoisomerase III: MSKTLVIAEKPSVAADLARALGGKAAKAEFFEVDDYIITSAVGHLVELCLPNKMTGGKGLSWKLESLPIIPEEFELQPIARSADRLAVVKRLLKKPEVTSVINACDAGREGELIFHNIIQLTGCKKPVKRLWLQSMTKEAIQEGFAHLRDDAEMQPLAAAAVCRSESDWLVGINSTRALTAVNSGQGGFQLTPVGRVQTPTLAILVEREEKIRAFVPKTYFEVHGVFSVAAGNYPGRWFDESFKKSEGEADSADKKAERLWDHAAAEAIRTKCEGKPGVIEETKKSTSQASPLLYDLTTLQREANGRFGFSAKRTLQLAQRLYEHHKVLTYPRTDSRYLPEDSMPAVKAAFKSFEDKELRKHAEHALTQNWVIKTGKVFNNAKVSDHHAIIPTGASIAGLDEVEAKLFQMVAQRFVAVFYPPARFDVTTRITRVEEEPFKSEGKVLTDPGWQAVYGKHAVAEGEEDAKTLVPVAAANGASGALEPARTDSVQVHETQTRPPARYNEATLLSAMEGAGKLVEDEELREAMSLRGLGTPATRAAIIEGLLGDGYVLREGRDLTATSKGMALVNLLKHMGVAVLTSPELTGDWEHKLKQMEAGEFQRPEFMEEIRVFTRDIITKAQGFTDDAEGAFPDLEVVCPKCGKGPFKENVRQFKCRNCDLSLWKSLAGRPLERPEITELLTKKAVGPLDGFRSRFGKPFSAELEFDPEFKLKFVFGEREGDPAAEAAIRNSEAIAPCPVCKKGTIREGVTSYVCDQSIGAEKSCEFRTGKTILQRSIPREEIVKLAETGRTNLIAGFVSKKGRKFAAYLKLDGKKVSFEFEPREPKAPKAGGAEGEGSTVKRGRFGKPLKPNLTTDAVAEAVEKKATKAAKPKKAPAKKKAPAKKSTKAPV; the protein is encoded by the coding sequence ATGTCCAAAACCCTAGTCATCGCCGAGAAGCCCAGCGTCGCCGCCGATCTGGCCAGAGCCTTGGGGGGAAAGGCAGCTAAGGCCGAGTTCTTCGAGGTGGACGACTACATCATCACCTCGGCGGTCGGTCACCTAGTGGAGCTCTGCCTTCCGAACAAAATGACAGGGGGCAAAGGCCTCTCTTGGAAACTGGAGTCCCTGCCTATCATTCCCGAGGAGTTTGAGCTTCAACCCATTGCGCGCTCCGCGGATCGCCTAGCCGTGGTCAAGCGACTGCTCAAGAAGCCCGAGGTCACCTCGGTCATCAATGCCTGCGACGCCGGCCGCGAGGGAGAGCTCATCTTCCACAACATCATCCAACTGACCGGCTGCAAGAAGCCGGTGAAGCGCCTCTGGCTCCAGTCGATGACCAAGGAAGCAATTCAGGAGGGCTTTGCCCATCTGCGCGATGATGCTGAGATGCAGCCGCTGGCCGCAGCAGCCGTCTGCCGCTCCGAGAGTGACTGGCTTGTCGGGATCAACAGCACCCGCGCACTCACCGCCGTGAACTCCGGACAGGGTGGCTTCCAGCTTACGCCCGTAGGACGCGTCCAGACCCCGACTCTCGCTATCCTAGTCGAGCGTGAGGAGAAGATCCGCGCCTTTGTGCCGAAGACCTACTTTGAGGTCCACGGAGTCTTTTCCGTGGCTGCCGGAAACTATCCCGGCCGCTGGTTCGACGAGAGTTTCAAGAAATCCGAAGGGGAAGCCGACTCTGCGGACAAGAAGGCCGAACGCCTCTGGGATCACGCCGCTGCGGAGGCGATCCGCACCAAGTGCGAAGGCAAACCGGGTGTCATCGAAGAGACCAAAAAATCAACCAGCCAGGCCTCACCCCTCCTCTACGATCTGACCACCCTCCAGCGCGAGGCCAACGGCCGCTTTGGCTTCAGCGCCAAGCGCACTCTCCAGCTGGCCCAGCGCCTCTACGAGCATCACAAGGTGCTCACCTATCCCCGAACTGACTCCCGCTACCTCCCCGAGGATAGCATGCCTGCAGTAAAAGCAGCCTTCAAGTCGTTCGAGGACAAGGAACTGCGCAAGCACGCCGAGCATGCATTAACCCAGAACTGGGTCATCAAGACCGGCAAGGTCTTCAACAATGCGAAGGTCTCCGACCACCATGCCATCATCCCGACCGGCGCCTCCATCGCCGGCCTCGACGAGGTCGAGGCCAAGCTTTTCCAGATGGTCGCTCAGCGCTTCGTAGCGGTCTTCTATCCTCCCGCCCGATTTGATGTCACCACCCGGATCACCCGCGTGGAGGAAGAGCCTTTCAAGAGCGAGGGGAAGGTGCTCACTGATCCAGGATGGCAGGCCGTCTATGGCAAGCATGCGGTCGCCGAGGGCGAGGAAGATGCGAAGACTCTAGTTCCGGTTGCAGCTGCCAATGGAGCATCTGGCGCGCTCGAGCCCGCCCGTACCGACTCCGTTCAGGTGCATGAGACACAGACGCGTCCCCCGGCCCGCTACAATGAAGCGACCCTGCTCAGCGCCATGGAAGGCGCGGGTAAGCTGGTCGAGGATGAGGAACTGCGCGAGGCCATGAGCCTGCGCGGCCTTGGCACTCCGGCCACGCGCGCCGCAATCATCGAGGGACTCCTGGGCGACGGCTATGTCCTGCGCGAGGGACGCGACCTCACCGCCACCAGTAAGGGCATGGCGCTAGTCAACCTGCTCAAGCACATGGGTGTGGCTGTCCTGACTTCGCCGGAGCTGACGGGCGATTGGGAGCACAAGCTCAAGCAGATGGAGGCCGGAGAGTTCCAGCGCCCCGAGTTCATGGAGGAGATCCGCGTCTTCACGCGCGACATCATCACGAAGGCCCAGGGCTTCACCGACGATGCCGAGGGGGCCTTCCCTGACCTGGAGGTCGTTTGCCCCAAGTGCGGCAAGGGCCCCTTCAAAGAGAACGTACGCCAGTTCAAATGCCGAAACTGTGACCTGAGTCTCTGGAAGTCTCTTGCAGGCCGGCCGCTGGAGCGCCCCGAGATCACCGAGCTGCTCACGAAAAAAGCCGTCGGCCCGCTGGACGGCTTCCGCAGCCGCTTCGGAAAACCTTTCTCCGCAGAGCTGGAGTTTGATCCGGAGTTCAAGCTCAAGTTCGTCTTCGGCGAACGCGAGGGAGATCCCGCTGCCGAGGCGGCCATCCGCAATTCCGAGGCCATCGCGCCGTGCCCTGTCTGCAAAAAAGGCACCATCCGCGAAGGCGTCACCAGTTACGTGTGCGACCAGTCGATCGGCGCGGAGAAGTCATGCGAGTTCCGCACCGGCAAGACCATCCTCCAGCGCTCCATCCCAAGAGAGGAAATCGTCAAGCTAGCCGAGACCGGCAGAACGAACCTCATCGCTGGATTCGTCTCCAAGAAAGGGCGCAAGTTCGCCGCCTACCTCAAACTGGATGGGAAAAAGGTTAGCTTCGAATTCGAGCCTAGGGAACCAAAGGCTCCTAAAGCCGGGGGTGCCGAAGGGGAAGGATCAACCGTAAAGCGCGGTCGCTTCGGCAAACCACTCAAGCCCAACCTCACGACTGACGCCGTGGCTGAGGCCGTGGAGAAGAAGGCGACGAAGGCAGCTAAGCCCAAGAAAGCTCCCGCTAAGAAAAAAGCACCGGCTAAGAAATCGACTAAAGCTCCGGTCTAA